The following proteins are encoded in a genomic region of Pyrus communis chromosome 11, drPyrComm1.1, whole genome shotgun sequence:
- the LOC137708752 gene encoding trans-cinnamate:CoA ligase, peroxisomal-like, with amino-acid sequence MAFESMNMLPKCDANYTALSPTTFLKRAAAFYAERTSLIYECTRFTWGQTYDRCCRLASSLVSLNVVKHDVVSVLAPNVPAMYEMHFGVPMAGAVLNTINTRLNAKTIASILRHSGAKVFFVDYQYVPLARDVLRILTTGTADKSMPLVIVIDDIDSPTGIRLGELEYEQLIKKGNPGFVSVPVDDEWDPIALNYTSGTTSEPKGVVYSHRGAYLSTMSLVLGWEMGSEPVYLWTLPMFHCNGWTFTWGVAARGGTNVCLRNTTAYDIYRNIHRHKVTHMCCAPIIFNILLEAKSHERCEISMPVQILTGGAPPPAPLLKKIEPLGFKVTHAYGLTEATGPALVCEWQAKWNMLPGDDQAKLKARQGISILTLADVDVKNKDTMESVPHDGKTMGEIVLRGSSVMKGYFKDPKATEKAFQSGWFWTGDVGIVHPDGYMEIKDRLKDVIISGGENISSVEVENILHGHPKVLEAAVVAMPHPRWGESPCAFVALRSNAEGAATESEIIAYCRKNLPHFMVPKKVEFLPQLPRNPMGKVLKNVLRDQAKTFVLSESQQTAVDRHINDQQILALSRL; translated from the exons ATGGCCTTTGAATCAATGAATATGCTTCCGAAATGTGATGCAAATTACACAGCTCTCTCTCCCACAACTTTTCTCAAGAGAGCTGCTGCCTTTTATGCTGAACGTACCTCACTCATCTATGAATGCACTCGCTTCACTTGGGGCCAAACCTACGACCGTTGCTGCCGTCTGGCTTCATCCCTCGTTTCCCTCAACGTCGTCAAACACGATGTG GTGTCAGTATTGGCTCCTAATGTTCCGGCAATGTACGAAATGCATTTCGGAGTGCCCATGGCCGGGGCCGTGCTCAATACCATCAACACACGCCTCAACGCCAAAACCATCGCCTCCATTCTCCGGCACTCGGGAGCCAAAGTCTTTTTTGTCGACTACCAATATGTCCCCCTGGCACGTGACGTCCTCAGGATCCTCACCACCGGTACTGCCGACAAATCCATGCCGTTGGTCATCGTGATCGACGACATCGACTCTCCCACTGGCATTCGACTCGGCGAGTTGGAGTACGAGCAACTCATCAAAAAGGGCAATCCCGGATTTGTCTCCGTTCCAGTCGATGACGAGTGGGACCCCATCGCTTTGAATTACACATCCGGAACGACGTCGGAGCCCAAAGGCGTTGTGTACAGCCACAGAGGCGCATACTTGAGCACCATGAGCCTAGTTTTGGGCTGGGAAATGGGGAGCGAGCCTGTTTATTTGTGGACCCTCCCCATGTTCCATTGCAACGGCTGGACCTTCACGTGGGGCGTCGCAGCACGCGGCGGCACCAACGTCTGCCTCCGCAACACCACCGCCTACGACATCTACCGCAACATTCACCGCCACAAGGTGACGCACATGTGCTGCGCCCCCATCATCTTCAACATCCTCCTCGAGGCCAAATCCCACGAGCGCTGCGAGATCTCAATGCCCGTCCAGATACTCACCGGCGGAGCCCCTCCTCCGGCCCCTCTCCTCAAGAAGATCGAGCCGCTAGGGTTTAAAGTAACTCATGCGTATGGCCTGACCGAGGCAACAGGCCCCGCTTTAGTCTGCGAATGGCAGGCTAAGTGGAACATGCTGCCTGGGGATGATCAGGCCAAGctcaaggcaaggcaaggcatAAGCATATTGACTCTTGCTGACGTGGATGTAAAAAACAAGGACACAATGGAGAGTGTCCCCCATGATGGAAAGACCATGGGGGAGATTGTTTTGCGTGGGAGTAGCGTCATGAAAGGGTACTTCAAGGATCCCAAGGCGACCGAGAAGGCGTTCCAAAGCGGATGGTTCTGGACTGGAGACGTCGGGATTGTACACCCCGACGGCTACATGGAGATAAAGGACAGGTTGAAAGACGTGATCATATCAGGAGGAGAAAATATTAGCAGTGTGGAAGTGGAAAATATATTACACGGGCACCCAAAGGTGTTAGAGGCAGCGGTTGTGGCAATGCCACACCCTCGATGGGGAGAGAGCCCGTGTGCTTTTGTGGCTCTCAGAAGCAACGCCGAGGGGGCCGCCACCGAGTCCGAAATCATCGCTTACTGCCGGAAAAACTTGCCGCACTTCATGGTGCCCAAGAAGGTTGAGTTTCTGCCCCAACTGCCAAGGAATCCGATGGGCAAGGTTCTCAAAAACGTTTTGAGGGATCAGGCAAAGACATTCGTCTTATCGGAAAGCCAGCAGACCGCCGTTGATCGCCACATAAATGATCAGCAGATTCTTGCTCTGTCTCGTCTTTGA